A window from Enterocloster bolteae encodes these proteins:
- a CDS encoding creatininase family protein produces the protein MIRNYRDLTRLEMEQVNKDETIVLIPLGALEQHGNQAPLGTDDIIAEAMTDYIRRELEGEPSSEDSDFPMLVFPVIPVGLSTEHRNFCGSITLKPDTYYHMLYDISTSLVHHGFKKLAFLVCHGGNAPIVQVLSRELRSEFGISPFILSSGAFSHPDVTATISEGNIWDFHGGEMETSMVMAVDPSLVKLDTSEAGIPIAFKDNQALRPYGNVSIGWVSEDWKTADGKPIGIGGDPSGATAEKGRIILETSAKVLVPGLREIRAWKG, from the coding sequence ATGATACGAAATTATCGGGACTTAACCCGGTTAGAGATGGAGCAGGTCAACAAGGATGAAACCATTGTACTGATTCCCCTGGGCGCGCTGGAGCAGCACGGAAACCAGGCGCCTCTGGGTACGGACGATATCATCGCAGAGGCCATGACAGACTATATACGCAGGGAGTTGGAAGGAGAGCCGTCATCTGAGGATTCAGATTTTCCCATGCTGGTATTTCCGGTCATCCCCGTAGGTCTGAGCACAGAACACAGGAACTTCTGCGGCTCCATTACATTGAAACCCGACACCTATTACCATATGCTGTATGATATCAGCACCAGCCTGGTACACCACGGGTTTAAGAAGCTGGCCTTTCTGGTGTGCCATGGAGGAAATGCCCCTATTGTACAGGTTTTGAGCAGGGAACTTCGCAGTGAGTTCGGCATCTCTCCCTTCATTCTTTCATCCGGGGCCTTTAGCCATCCGGATGTGACGGCCACCATTTCAGAGGGAAATATCTGGGACTTCCATGGAGGCGAGATGGAAACCTCCATGGTCATGGCCGTGGACCCGTCCCTGGTAAAGTTAGATACCTCAGAGGCAGGAATTCCAATTGCATTTAAAGACAATCAGGCACTGAGGCCTTATGGAAACGTATCCATTGGCTGGGTGTCCGAGGACTGGAAAACAGCAGACGGCAAACCCATAGGAATCGGCGGAGACCCGTCAGGCGCCACGGCTGAAAAAGGACGGATTATTCTGGAAACCAGCGCCAAAGTGCTGGTGCCGGGGCTTAGAGAGATTCGGGCATGGAAAGGGTGA
- the cas4 gene encoding CRISPR-associated protein Cas4, with the protein MEYREDDFLMLSGIQHFIFCRRQWALIHIEQQWKENEHTIVGELLHKKAHDPYLAEKRGDVMISRALPVYSRSMGVSGECDIVEFHRAEDGIGLHGHRGLFRVFPVEYKKGSPKESEADILQLTAQAMCLEEMLSARIEAGALYYGEIHRRNMVEITDELRKRVRDIFQEMHELYDKGYTPRVRWSKSCNACSMKDICLPKLGKASSVRDYIRGKIEEDV; encoded by the coding sequence ATGGAATACAGGGAGGATGACTTCCTCATGCTGTCCGGTATCCAGCATTTTATCTTTTGCAGGCGCCAGTGGGCCCTTATACATATTGAACAGCAGTGGAAGGAGAACGAGCATACCATAGTAGGAGAACTGCTCCACAAAAAAGCCCATGACCCATATTTGGCAGAAAAGCGGGGCGATGTCATGATAAGCAGGGCATTGCCCGTGTATTCCAGGAGTATGGGTGTCAGCGGGGAATGCGATATTGTAGAGTTCCACAGGGCGGAGGATGGAATCGGTCTACATGGTCACAGGGGGCTGTTCCGGGTATTTCCGGTGGAGTATAAAAAGGGGAGCCCAAAGGAGTCGGAAGCAGATATACTGCAGCTGACGGCCCAGGCCATGTGTCTGGAGGAAATGTTGTCGGCCAGAATTGAGGCAGGGGCGCTGTATTACGGAGAGATTCACCGCAGGAATATGGTGGAGATCACAGATGAACTGCGAAAACGGGTGAGAGATATATTTCAGGAGATGCATGAACTTTATGACAAGGGATACACACCAAGGGTCAGATGGTCAAAGAGCTGTAATGCCTGCTCCATGAAAGATATATGCCTGCCGAAACTGGGAAAAGCATCATCTGTCAGAGATTATATCCGTGGGAAGATTGAGGAGGATGTATGA
- the cas2 gene encoding CRISPR-associated endonuclease Cas2, with protein sequence MLILITYDVNTETTAGRTRLRKVAKQCVNYGTRVQNSVFECILDNTQMIKLKAILTDIIDEQTDSLRFYNLGNKHTTKVDHVGVSKGIKVEEPLIF encoded by the coding sequence ATGCTGATACTGATTACATATGATGTGAATACGGAAACCACTGCAGGCAGGACCAGGCTGAGAAAGGTTGCAAAGCAATGCGTTAATTACGGCACCCGCGTCCAGAATTCTGTATTTGAATGTATTTTGGATAATACCCAGATGATAAAGCTAAAAGCCATACTGACAGATATCATTGATGAGCAGACTGACAGCCTTAGATTTTACAACCTGGGAAATAAACACACTACAAAGGTGGACCATGTTGGGGTGAGTAAAGGGATTAAAGTGGAAGAGCCGCTGATATTCTGA
- a CDS encoding IS1096 element passenger TnpR family protein, producing MKGYQLKITIKGSKPPIWRRVVVPEQFTFCQLHQVIQEAFGWYDYHLHEFEFKKLGLLIRDPGEEDDLMESCSCDVLEEGTQIGTLITENPRFIYTYDFGDAWEHQILMEKEVEYEYSYPQVLKYKGDNIPEDCGGIGGYYDLLDQLADPEAEEHDLMEEWASRQGMEEYDLDKVNANLKAHPAFGQGGAGDGQENAAQERGVQEDAAQEHGAQEHLVQAHASREHAAHKQVTGLRDTEKPETQRPAPRVIHRLEDLFSRFEKTELLRIAKVHHIGGCDELGKNKLAPALAAALLDSRRMGQFFGTISDETAAEFEKAAAAGGMEYQGDLEALRFLHYGGYCGFTSMGTAVVPSDVAEAYDELNTEKFRSERHYRSQVWACCKAAVYLYGAADAGQVETICKTVGCEADAGEITRLCREMKGVWTDFAYWDGRLIDWDLVQADAYKDVLNYQKGKEFYIPSAAQVKEIARTGAVEIKRHIRPLKAFFLAMVGCDEETAQEAASSIHHHIRLGTTPKAVEDIMEHFGLNLDSQEKMNGFDEIMEQVWKETRTVGSCGYNRVELDAKTARIDPDAPCPCGSGKRYRQCCGRK from the coding sequence ATGAAAGGTTATCAGTTGAAAATTACCATAAAAGGCAGTAAACCGCCTATATGGAGACGCGTGGTGGTGCCGGAGCAGTTTACGTTTTGCCAGCTCCATCAGGTGATTCAGGAGGCCTTTGGCTGGTATGATTACCATTTGCACGAGTTTGAGTTTAAGAAACTGGGGCTGCTAATAAGGGATCCGGGAGAGGAAGACGATCTGATGGAGTCTTGCAGCTGCGATGTGCTGGAGGAAGGAACACAGATTGGAACGCTCATAACGGAGAACCCCCGTTTTATATATACCTACGACTTCGGGGATGCATGGGAACACCAGATTCTCATGGAAAAGGAAGTGGAGTATGAATACAGCTATCCCCAGGTGTTAAAGTATAAGGGAGACAATATTCCGGAGGACTGCGGCGGCATAGGCGGTTACTATGACCTGTTGGACCAGCTGGCTGACCCTGAAGCTGAGGAGCATGACTTGATGGAGGAATGGGCCAGCCGGCAGGGAATGGAAGAGTACGATTTGGATAAAGTGAATGCCAATTTAAAGGCACATCCGGCATTCGGACAAGGCGGAGCGGGAGACGGGCAGGAAAATGCAGCTCAGGAACGTGGGGTACAGGAGGACGCGGCTCAGGAACATGGGGCTCAGGAACATTTGGTACAGGCACATGCATCCCGGGAACATGCAGCCCACAAGCAGGTAACCGGCCTCCGGGATACTGAAAAGCCGGAAACACAGAGGCCGGCCCCAAGGGTAATCCACAGGCTGGAGGACCTGTTTTCCAGGTTTGAAAAGACCGAGCTTCTGCGCATTGCCAAGGTTCACCATATTGGGGGATGCGATGAGCTGGGAAAGAATAAGCTGGCCCCGGCTCTGGCTGCAGCCCTGCTGGATTCCCGGCGCATGGGTCAGTTTTTCGGCACCATAAGCGATGAAACCGCGGCAGAGTTTGAGAAGGCCGCAGCAGCCGGAGGAATGGAATACCAGGGGGACCTGGAAGCGCTCCGTTTTCTGCACTACGGCGGTTACTGCGGGTTTACCAGTATGGGCACAGCAGTTGTTCCTTCGGATGTGGCAGAGGCATATGATGAACTGAATACGGAGAAATTCCGGTCTGAGCGTCATTACCGCAGCCAGGTATGGGCCTGCTGTAAGGCGGCAGTATACCTTTACGGCGCCGCTGACGCGGGTCAGGTGGAGACAATCTGCAAGACAGTTGGCTGTGAGGCAGATGCAGGGGAAATCACCCGCCTTTGCCGTGAGATGAAAGGGGTCTGGACTGATTTTGCTTATTGGGACGGCCGGTTGATTGACTGGGATCTGGTTCAGGCAGATGCCTATAAAGATGTCTTGAATTATCAGAAGGGCAAGGAGTTTTATATACCTTCTGCCGCCCAGGTAAAGGAGATTGCCAGAACCGGAGCAGTGGAGATTAAGAGGCATATCCGTCCGCTGAAGGCATTTTTCCTGGCCATGGTTGGCTGCGATGAGGAGACTGCTCAGGAGGCAGCGTCCTCCATCCATCACCACATAAGGCTGGGGACAACGCCAAAAGCAGTGGAAGACATCATGGAGCATTTCGGACTGAACCTGGATTCCCAGGAAAAGATGAATGGATTCGATGAAATCATGGAACAGGTATGGAAGGAAACCAGGACGGTTGGAAGCTGTGGTTATAACCGGGTGGAGCTGGACGCCAAGACAGCCCGCATTGACCCGGATGCGCCCTGTCCCTGCGGCAGCGGTAAGCGTTACCGCCAGTGCTGCGGCCGTAAATAG
- the cas8c gene encoding type I-C CRISPR-associated protein Cas8c/Csd1, translating to MILQALVEYYEALERKEKITSPGWCRARVAYGLDISEQGELMGVIPLKKEQQNGKKTVWVPQDLTVPQMVSRSSGVSANFLCDHSGYMLGIDNKGKPERSRECFECAKKKHKDILGNISSPAARAVCRFFDCWAPDRAAENPYLVPELEEIISGSNLVFMIDGEYVHEDPDIRQCWEEYSCQSGTGPEGVCLVTGRREEIARIHSTIKGVQGAQSSGAALVSFNAPAFESYGKEQSFNAPVGTYAAYAYTTALNYLLSDRSHGTTIGDTAVVYWSEEGDERYQNIFACVSEPTMENQEIVDGVFKNLAEGKAVVAQDVKDSLDMEKRFYILGLAPNAARLAVRFFYQDSFGNILKHIKEHYDRMEIVRPAADAVEYLGIWRMLQETVNKKSRDKKPVPSMSGAVYRSIISGSRYPASLYQAVLGRIRAEQDDGDSRIYKITRGRAAIIKAYLLKNGNIREEITMALNEDSNNTAYILGREFAVLEAIQEDANPGINATIKDKYFNSACATPAAIFPILFKLKNSHIKKMNNGAKETYYEKMLCDLQGRLTVAEGQRAACPRRLTLEEQGMFILGYYHQTQKRYEKKIKEEA from the coding sequence ATGATTCTCCAGGCGCTTGTTGAATATTATGAAGCCCTTGAGCGGAAGGAAAAGATAACCAGTCCGGGCTGGTGCAGGGCCAGGGTAGCGTACGGGCTGGATATTTCAGAGCAGGGGGAGCTTATGGGCGTTATCCCCCTTAAGAAAGAGCAGCAGAACGGCAAAAAGACAGTCTGGGTACCCCAGGACCTTACGGTACCCCAGATGGTTTCCCGTTCTTCCGGTGTATCTGCCAATTTCCTGTGCGACCATTCCGGTTATATGCTGGGAATTGATAATAAGGGAAAACCGGAGAGATCCAGGGAATGTTTTGAGTGCGCTAAAAAGAAGCATAAGGACATTCTGGGGAATATCAGCAGTCCCGCAGCCAGGGCGGTGTGCCGCTTTTTTGACTGCTGGGCGCCGGACCGGGCAGCAGAAAACCCATACCTGGTGCCGGAACTGGAGGAGATCATATCCGGTTCTAATCTGGTGTTTATGATAGACGGGGAATATGTCCATGAGGACCCGGATATAAGGCAGTGCTGGGAAGAATACAGCTGTCAGTCAGGTACAGGACCTGAGGGCGTCTGCCTGGTGACAGGGCGCAGGGAGGAAATCGCCAGGATTCACAGCACCATCAAAGGCGTTCAGGGAGCCCAGTCCAGCGGGGCTGCGCTGGTTTCCTTTAACGCGCCTGCCTTTGAATCTTACGGCAAGGAACAGAGCTTTAACGCGCCGGTGGGTACATACGCGGCCTATGCCTATACCACGGCGCTCAATTACCTCCTTTCGGACCGGTCCCATGGGACAACCATCGGCGACACGGCCGTGGTTTACTGGTCCGAGGAAGGGGACGAACGGTACCAGAATATATTTGCCTGTGTGTCGGAGCCGACCATGGAGAACCAGGAAATAGTGGATGGGGTATTCAAGAACCTGGCGGAGGGAAAAGCAGTTGTGGCCCAGGATGTTAAGGACAGTCTGGATATGGAAAAGCGGTTTTATATATTGGGGCTGGCACCCAACGCAGCCAGGCTGGCCGTGCGTTTCTTCTATCAGGACAGCTTTGGAAACATATTAAAGCATATAAAAGAACATTATGACAGAATGGAAATAGTCCGTCCGGCAGCCGATGCTGTGGAGTATCTGGGGATATGGCGTATGCTCCAGGAGACGGTCAATAAAAAATCCAGGGATAAAAAGCCGGTTCCCAGTATGTCCGGGGCAGTGTACAGGTCAATTATATCCGGCAGCCGGTATCCGGCGTCCCTGTATCAGGCCGTGCTTGGCAGGATACGGGCGGAGCAGGACGACGGGGACAGCCGTATTTATAAGATAACCAGGGGAAGGGCTGCCATCATCAAGGCATATCTGCTAAAAAATGGAAATATAAGGGAGGAAATAACCATGGCGCTTAATGAAGACAGCAATAATACCGCGTACATCCTGGGAAGGGAATTTGCGGTTCTGGAGGCAATCCAGGAGGATGCCAATCCGGGGATCAACGCCACCATAAAGGATAAATATTTTAATTCCGCATGCGCCACACCGGCGGCAATTTTCCCCATTTTATTTAAGCTGAAAAACAGCCACATAAAGAAGATGAACAATGGGGCAAAAGAGACATATTACGAAAAAATGCTGTGTGATTTACAGGGAAGGCTGACGGTGGCAGAGGGACAGAGGGCAGCCTGCCCAAGAAGGCTTACCCTGGAGGAACAGGGAATGTTCATATTGGGGTATTATCATCAGACTCAGAAGAGATATGAGAAGAAGATAAAGGAGGAGGCTTAA
- the cas5c gene encoding type I-C CRISPR-associated protein Cas5c, with the protein MSRGVRVRLWGDYALFSRPEMKVERCSYDVMTPSAARGMLEAIYWHPGMRWVIDKIYVRKPIQFTSIRRNEVKSKVLAGNALTAVNGGGKPLYISSKEEIVQRASILLRDVEYVVEAHFEMTPKAVPGDNEGKFKDIIMRRLRRGECYHQPYFGCREFPARFALYEEEEVDTAYDGTERDLGYMLYDLDYSDTEDIKPMFFRAVMKDGVLDVRNCEVVR; encoded by the coding sequence ATGAGCCGAGGAGTACGGGTCCGGCTGTGGGGCGATTACGCCCTCTTCAGCCGCCCTGAGATGAAGGTGGAACGGTGCAGCTATGATGTGATGACGCCTTCCGCCGCAAGGGGAATGCTGGAGGCGATCTACTGGCATCCGGGGATGCGGTGGGTGATTGACAAAATCTATGTGAGAAAACCCATCCAGTTTACCAGCATCCGAAGAAATGAGGTAAAGAGCAAGGTATTGGCAGGAAACGCATTGACTGCCGTAAACGGGGGAGGAAAACCGCTGTATATAAGCAGCAAAGAGGAAATCGTACAGAGGGCGTCCATTCTTCTTCGGGATGTGGAATATGTGGTTGAGGCCCATTTCGAGATGACCCCCAAGGCAGTCCCGGGGGATAACGAGGGTAAGTTTAAGGACATTATCATGCGCCGCCTGCGCAGGGGAGAGTGTTATCATCAGCCGTATTTTGGATGCCGGGAATTCCCTGCCCGGTTTGCCCTCTATGAAGAGGAGGAAGTAGACACTGCATATGACGGCACGGAGAGAGATTTGGGATATATGCTGTATGATCTGGATTACTCAGATACTGAGGACATTAAACCCATGTTTTTCAGGGCTGTCATGAAGGATGGTGTTCTGGATGTAAGGAATTGTGAGGTGGTGCGATGA
- a CDS encoding DUF2809 domain-containing protein, whose translation MDSGKKYRARWGYLAASIIVFIIELIIALYVHDRIIRPYIGDMLVVVLVYCFVRVFVPRGMKRLPLYVFLFAVCVEVLQYFRLAELLGLQGNTAARIILGSVFDWKDIACYGTGCLLIQIFEIRRRAL comes from the coding sequence ATGGATAGCGGGAAAAAATACAGGGCCAGGTGGGGATATCTGGCCGCAAGCATCATTGTATTTATAATTGAATTAATTATCGCCCTGTATGTTCACGATCGCATTATCAGACCTTATATAGGGGATATGCTGGTGGTGGTGCTGGTGTACTGCTTTGTCAGGGTGTTCGTACCAAGGGGCATGAAGCGGCTGCCGTTATATGTGTTTCTTTTTGCGGTATGTGTAGAGGTGCTGCAGTATTTCCGTCTGGCAGAGCTGCTGGGGCTGCAGGGGAACACTGCGGCCAGGATTATCCTGGGTTCTGTTTTTGACTGGAAGGATATTGCCTGTTACGGCACGGGATGCCTGCTTATACAAATATTTGAAATTCGAAGGAGGGCCTTATGA
- the cas7c gene encoding type I-C CRISPR-associated protein Cas7/Csd2, whose translation MAEVIKNRYEFVVLFDVENGNPNGDPDAGNLPRIDPESGYGIVTDVCLKRKIRNYVETLKEDEPGYKIYIREDVPLNRSDNTAYIELKTDEKGIKELKRKDPQVDQKIRDFMCRNFFDIRTFGAVMTTFVKAALNCGQVRGPVQLGFARSIDPIVSQEVTITRVAITTEKDAENKSTEMGRKNIVPYALYRAEGYISANLARKSTGFSEEDLELLWDAIINMFEIDHSAARGKMAVRRLIVFKHSKELGDCPAYKLFDAVEVKRNEDVEYPRKYGDYTVAVHRDQIPETVEVSEKI comes from the coding sequence ATGGCAGAGGTGATTAAGAACAGGTATGAATTCGTGGTATTATTTGACGTGGAGAACGGGAATCCAAACGGCGATCCGGATGCAGGCAATCTGCCGAGGATTGACCCGGAGAGCGGATACGGCATTGTGACGGATGTGTGCTTAAAACGTAAGATACGCAATTATGTGGAAACCCTGAAGGAAGACGAACCCGGGTATAAAATATATATACGGGAGGATGTACCCTTAAACAGAAGCGACAATACCGCGTACATTGAACTTAAGACAGATGAAAAAGGAATCAAGGAACTAAAAAGGAAAGACCCTCAGGTAGACCAGAAAATCCGTGATTTTATGTGCCGTAACTTTTTTGATATCCGGACCTTTGGAGCGGTCATGACAACCTTTGTAAAGGCTGCTTTAAACTGCGGCCAGGTGCGGGGACCTGTTCAGTTAGGCTTTGCCAGGAGTATTGATCCCATTGTAAGCCAGGAAGTGACCATTACCCGTGTGGCCATTACCACAGAAAAGGACGCGGAAAACAAGAGTACGGAAATGGGAAGAAAAAATATCGTTCCCTACGCCCTGTACCGCGCAGAGGGGTACATATCAGCTAATCTGGCCAGAAAATCCACGGGCTTTTCAGAAGAGGATTTGGAACTTTTGTGGGATGCCATCATCAATATGTTTGAAATTGACCATTCCGCAGCCAGGGGAAAAATGGCGGTACGCCGGCTCATTGTGTTTAAACACAGTAAGGAACTGGGAGATTGTCCTGCGTACAAACTCTTTGATGCCGTGGAAGTAAAAAGGAATGAGGATGTGGAGTATCCCAGAAAATACGGGGATTACACGGTTGCCGTCCATAGGGATCAGATTCCGGAGACAGTTGAAGTATCGGAGAAGATATAA
- a CDS encoding deoxyguanosinetriphosphate triphosphohydrolase: MDWQTLLCDDRIRSYKKQSSTDLRTEFEKDYHRIIGSASFRRLQDKTQVFPLDRSDFIRTRLTHSLEVSSLAKSLGQNISESIRTIIKDETFTPEHKAAVCDILQCAGLIHDIGNPPFGHFGETAIQDWFKKNLERLTFKGRTLAEILEPQMVQDFCHFEGNTQAFRVVTRLHFLVDEHGMNLTKALLGTIIKYPVSSLEIDKDSGDIRTKKMGYFHGDRENFQDVQESTGTLGKRHPLAFILEAADDIAYKTADIEDAVKKGCISYERLLAELKAYKAGSQTNHYVQIVSWLEEKYGKAVGKGYDRPDQYAVQNWIISVQGQMISGVTECFAGNYESIMEGTYTRDLFAGTDVELLMEALGDIALRYAFSTRPILKLEIAAQTIFDFLLDRFVDAVIPYDTDLPMTQVQKKLVSLISDNYKMIYSICARDRDEEERLYLRLLLVTDYICGMTDTFAKDMYQELNGIR; the protein is encoded by the coding sequence ATGGATTGGCAGACACTGCTTTGCGACGACCGCATCCGCAGTTACAAGAAACAGTCCTCCACGGACCTGCGGACAGAGTTTGAGAAAGATTATCACCGTATTATCGGCAGTGCATCCTTTCGGCGCCTCCAGGATAAGACCCAGGTGTTTCCGCTGGACAGGAGTGATTTCATCCGTACCAGGCTGACTCACTCCCTGGAGGTTTCATCCCTGGCCAAATCCCTGGGACAGAACATATCGGAGAGCATCCGTACTATTATCAAGGATGAAACCTTTACACCGGAGCATAAGGCGGCGGTGTGTGACATTCTTCAGTGTGCCGGATTGATTCACGATATCGGGAATCCCCCTTTTGGCCACTTTGGCGAGACAGCCATTCAGGATTGGTTTAAGAAGAATCTGGAGAGACTTACATTTAAGGGGAGAACCCTGGCGGAGATTCTGGAACCCCAGATGGTACAGGACTTCTGCCATTTTGAGGGCAATACCCAGGCGTTCAGGGTGGTGACAAGGCTTCATTTCCTGGTGGATGAGCACGGCATGAACTTGACAAAAGCTCTCTTGGGAACTATTATCAAGTATCCGGTATCTTCCCTGGAGATTGACAAGGACAGCGGTGATATCCGAACGAAGAAGATGGGATATTTCCACGGCGACAGGGAGAATTTCCAGGATGTGCAGGAGTCTACCGGCACATTGGGAAAAAGGCATCCGTTGGCATTTATATTAGAAGCAGCGGATGATATTGCCTATAAGACGGCGGACATTGAGGATGCGGTTAAGAAGGGCTGTATTTCTTATGAACGCCTTTTGGCTGAGTTAAAGGCGTATAAGGCCGGCAGCCAGACAAACCATTATGTCCAGATTGTGTCATGGCTGGAGGAGAAGTATGGGAAGGCCGTGGGTAAGGGATATGACAGGCCGGACCAGTATGCGGTGCAGAACTGGATTATCAGCGTTCAGGGACAGATGATTTCAGGCGTTACGGAATGTTTTGCCGGCAACTATGAATCTATTATGGAGGGCACCTATACCAGAGACCTTTTTGCAGGTACGGATGTGGAGCTGTTGATGGAAGCGCTGGGGGATATTGCTTTGCGGTATGCGTTCAGCACCAGACCCATCCTGAAACTGGAGATAGCGGCACAGACAATATTTGATTTTCTTTTGGACCGGTTTGTGGATGCTGTGATTCCCTACGACACGGACCTGCCCATGACCCAGGTGCAGAAAAAGCTGGTTTCCCTTATATCTGACAATTATAAGATGATATATTCTATATGCGCCCGGGACAGGGATGAGGAGGAACGGCTGTATCTGCGTCTGCTGCTGGTGACGGATTATATCTGCGGCATGACAGACACATTTGCCAAGGATATGTATCAGGAACTCAATGGCATACGGTAG
- the cas1c gene encoding type I-C CRISPR-associated endonuclease Cas1c — protein MRKLLNTLYVTSPDSYLSLDGENVVIYDNDTELGRIPFHNLEAIVSFGYRGMSPALMGGCAERDISLCVLSPQGRFLARVTGRVRGNVLLRRKQYQVSMNQDASLTIARNCILGKVYNARWVLERAVRDHGLQIDTEKVKEAAGFLKQSLRHIEESRDMAQLRGYEGEDAGIYFGVFDQLILQQKKDFYFKGRNRRPPLDNVNAMLSFVYTLLANTVASALETVGLDPYVGFMHTDRPGRLSLALDLMEELRPVLADRFVLTLINRKMVNKKDFSRKEDGAVIMRDEARKLLLSEWQNKKKEMITHPYLNEKVEWGMIPFVQAMLLSRYLRGDIDEYPPFFWK, from the coding sequence ATGAGGAAGTTATTAAATACCCTGTATGTTACCTCTCCTGACAGTTACCTGTCGCTGGACGGAGAAAATGTGGTAATCTATGACAACGATACGGAACTGGGGCGGATACCTTTCCATAATCTGGAGGCAATTGTTTCTTTTGGGTACAGGGGAATGAGCCCTGCCCTCATGGGCGGATGCGCGGAGCGGGACATATCACTTTGCGTCCTTTCGCCCCAGGGAAGATTTTTGGCACGCGTGACCGGACGTGTGCGGGGAAATGTACTGCTGCGCAGGAAACAGTACCAGGTATCCATGAATCAGGACGCAAGTCTGACCATAGCCAGAAACTGTATCCTTGGAAAAGTATACAATGCCAGATGGGTTCTGGAGAGAGCGGTGAGAGACCATGGACTTCAGATTGACACAGAGAAGGTGAAGGAAGCGGCCGGATTTCTGAAACAATCCCTCAGGCACATAGAGGAAAGCCGGGACATGGCCCAGCTGCGGGGGTATGAAGGTGAGGATGCAGGCATTTATTTTGGAGTTTTCGACCAGCTCATATTACAGCAGAAAAAGGATTTCTATTTCAAGGGACGGAACAGGCGGCCGCCTTTGGATAATGTGAATGCCATGCTGTCATTTGTGTACACGCTGCTGGCCAATACCGTTGCGTCAGCACTGGAAACAGTTGGCCTGGATCCTTATGTGGGATTTATGCATACGGACCGGCCAGGCCGCCTTTCCCTGGCTCTGGACTTAATGGAGGAGCTGAGACCGGTTCTTGCAGACCGTTTTGTGCTGACCCTGATTAACCGTAAGATGGTAAACAAAAAAGATTTTTCCCGGAAAGAAGACGGTGCTGTCATCATGAGAGACGAGGCACGGAAGCTTTTGTTGTCAGAATGGCAGAACAAGAAAAAGGAGATGATCACCCATCCATATCTGAATGAGAAGGTGGAATGGGGAATGATTCCTTTTGTTCAGGCCATGCTTCTGTCCAGATATCTGAGAGGTGACATTGATGAATACCCGCCGTTTTTCTGGAAATAG
- a CDS encoding ECF transporter S component, whose translation MKTKWSIQKLIYTGMLAAVAGALMSLEFSVPMMPPFYKIDFSDVPSIIALFLMGPASAAWVEIIKIIIKLITVGTNSMYVGEFANLIGVALFVIPMWAVYKKGGKTRRAAIASLAVSVPIRTLFACFCNAFITLPLYAAAMGLPLNQVITMVAAVNPAISDLTTFIFLATIPFNLIKLGLNCFVGYLLYTRLLAVYPAVRTA comes from the coding sequence ATGAAAACAAAATGGAGTATTCAGAAACTAATTTACACCGGTATGCTGGCCGCAGTTGCCGGCGCCCTCATGTCACTGGAATTTTCCGTTCCAATGATGCCGCCCTTTTACAAGATTGACTTCAGCGATGTTCCGTCCATTATTGCCCTGTTCCTCATGGGGCCTGCTTCAGCTGCCTGGGTGGAAATCATTAAAATCATTATCAAGCTTATCACGGTAGGCACCAATTCCATGTATGTAGGGGAATTTGCCAATCTCATCGGAGTTGCATTGTTTGTAATCCCAATGTGGGCAGTTTACAAAAAAGGCGGGAAGACCCGCCGGGCAGCAATCGCGTCATTGGCTGTCAGCGTCCCCATCCGGACTCTGTTCGCCTGTTTCTGCAATGCATTTATCACCCTACCCCTTTATGCAGCGGCCATGGGACTCCCTCTGAACCAGGTGATTACCATGGTGGCCGCGGTCAATCCGGCCATCAGCGATCTGACCACCTTCATCTTTTTAGCTACCATTCCCTTCAACCTGATTAAGCTTGGACTTAACTGCTTTGTGGGATATCTGCTGTACACCAGACTGCTGGCAGTTTATCCGGCTGTGAGAACCGCGTGA